A region of the Microbacterium sp. SL75 genome:
CGTCGAGCTGTGCGCAGACCTTCTCGAGGGGGGCACCACCCCCAGCTTCGGGATGATCGAGTCGGTCCTCGCCTCGGTGCAGCGCGTGGGCGTGCAGGTCATGGTCCGCTCACGCGGCGGAGATTTCGTGTACTCCGCCGACGAGCTGCGCGTGATGCAGACGGACGCGCGCGCCATCGCCGTCCTCGCTCGGACCAGCAGCGTGCCCGTGGGCATCGTCTTCGGAGCACTCACCGCCGACGGGCACGTCGATGAACAGGCTCTCGATGCGATCCGCGCGGCGGCTGGCGAGGTGCCGATCACCTTCCACAAGGCTTTCGACGACACCGCCGACCTGTTCGACGCTTACGACACCCTCGCCCACCACGGCGTCGTCCGCGTGCTCACCTCGGGCGGCAAGGCCACGGCCCGCGAGGGAGCCGACGTGCTCGCCGGGCTCCGCGCGCGGTCGGAGGGCACCCGGATGCCGGCGGTGCTCGTCGGCGGTTCGGTCCGGGCCCACAACGTGGCGGCGCTCCTCGAGCGCACCGGCGCCCGCGAGGTGCACCTGCGCGCGCAGGTCGAGTCCGATCGCGGGCACCTCGTCACCGACGAGTCCGCGATCCGCGAGACGGTCCTCGCCGTGACAGCGAACACCCTCGCGTCGCACCCGGCCGTGATCGCGGTCGACATCGGCGGCACCTCCGCCAAGGGCGCCCTCGTCGACATCGACGGGCACGTGCTGCAGAGCTCCCGCGTCGCGACCGGCGGCTCGGGAGCCGAGACGGTCACGCGCATCGCTGAGCTCCTCAACGATCTCATCGCGGGAGCCGAGAGCCTGGGCCGCTCGGTCGTGGGGGCGGGTGTCGTCAGCCCTGGTCTCATCGACAGCGCCACCGGCACCGTCCGTTACGCCTCGACGCTCGGATGGACCGACGTCCCCCTCGCCGGGCTCCTGTCGGATGCCACCGGGCTCCCCGTCGCCGTCGACCACGATGTGCGGGCGGCCGGTGCGGCCGAACGGGCCTACGGCGCCGCCGCCGGTTCGCGCAACGTCGTCTTCGCGGCGATCGGCACCGGGGTCGCGGCATCCCTCACCTCCGACGGACGGGCCGTCGAGGGGGCCATCTCCGGGGCCGGCGAGCTCGGTCACATCCCGGTGGTGCCCGGCGGCGAGCTCTGCGCGTGCGGTCAGCGCGGCTGCCTCGAGGTGTACTTCTCGGGCGCCGGCCTGGCCCGGCGGTACGCGGCGAGCGCCCCGCTGCTCGACGGAGAGACTCCGGATGCCGCGTCGATCATCGCCCGCGTCGACACGGATCCCGTCGCCGCCCGCGTCTGGTCGGAGGGGCTCGACGCCCTGGCCACGGGGCTCGCGACCCTCACCCTGCTCGTCGACCCCGAGGTGATCGTCCTCGGCGGTGGCGTCGCGCAGGCCGGGGACGCGTTCATCGAGCCCCTGCGCGAACGGCTGACCGCGGCGCTCGCGTGGCGAGAAGCCCCCCGGTTGACGACCGCGGCCCTGGGCACGCACGCCGGCCGCATCGGGGCCGCGATGCTGGCCTTCGAGGCCGCGCAGCGACCCGAGGTCACCCGCTCGTGGACCGCACCTGTCATCCTGGCTGAGCCGACCACCCCTCGAACGGAGGCCCGCTCGTGACCGAGATCGCGATCGTGCAGAATCAGGCGGATGCCGGCCGCATCGCCGCCGACCTCATCGTCGCCGCGCTGAATCGCCGCAGCGACCCGACGCTGGGACTCGCGACCGGCTCGACACCCCTGCCGGTGTGGGCGGCCCTGGCGGAGCGCTCCCTCGACCTCTCGGCCGTGCGGGGTTTCGCCCTCGACGAGTACGTGGGCCTGCCCGCCGGACACCCCGAGAGCTACCGCGCCGTGGTCGATCGCGACATCGTCGGCCGCCTCGGACTCGACCCGTCGCTCGTGCGCGTTCCGGGCGACGACGGGGGTCCGCTGGCCGAGGCCGGCGAGCGGTACGAGGCCGCGATCGCCGCGGCCGGCGGCATCGACCTGCAGATCCTGGGCATCGGCCGCACCGGGCACATCGGGTTCAACGAGCCGGGCTCGTCGCTCGCCTCGCGTACGCGCCTGAAGGCGCTGACGCCCGCGACCCGCGCCGACAACGCACGGTTCTTCGACAGCATCGACGACGTGCCCACGCACTGCCTCACCCAGGGCATCGGCACGATCCTCGACGCGGGAGTGCTCGTCCTGCTCGCGTTCGGCGAGTCGAAGGCCCCCGCCGTCGCCGCGGCGGTCGAAGGGCCGCTGACCTCGTCGTGCCCGGCATCCGCGATCCAGCTGCACCGGCGGGCCGTGGTCATCGTCGATGAGGCGGCCGCCTCGCAGCTCGAGCACCGCGACTACTACCGCTTCGCCTGGGACCACCGCGAGATCGCCTCGGCATGACCGCCGACCTTCTGCTCACGGGCGCCCGGGTGGTCGACGCGCGGCGCGACCTGCCCGACGCCTGGGTGCGGGTGCGCAGCGGTCTGATCGCCGAGGTGGGCACGGGGCTCGCTCCGAGGGCGTCCGAGCGCATCGACCTGGGCGGGGCGACCCTGACCCCCGGCCTGATCGACCTGCACGTGCACGGCGGCGGCGGGCACGCCTTCGACGACGGAACGGATGCCATCACCGCCGGGGTCGCCGCGCACCGCCGCCACGGTACGACGG
Encoded here:
- a CDS encoding copper homeostasis protein CutC, yielding MARRLGSERRTVTTAADPASLAEKSSTRARALVEICVDDLAGVLAAERAGADRVELCADLLEGGTTPSFGMIESVLASVQRVGVQVMVRSRGGDFVYSADELRVMQTDARAIAVLARTSSVPVGIVFGALTADGHVDEQALDAIRAAAGEVPITFHKAFDDTADLFDAYDTLAHHGVVRVLTSGGKATAREGADVLAGLRARSEGTRMPAVLVGGSVRAHNVAALLERTGAREVHLRAQVESDRGHLVTDESAIRETVLAVTANTLASHPAVIAVDIGGTSAKGALVDIDGHVLQSSRVATGGSGAETVTRIAELLNDLIAGAESLGRSVVGAGVVSPGLIDSATGTVRYASTLGWTDVPLAGLLSDATGLPVAVDHDVRAAGAAERAYGAAAGSRNVVFAAIGTGVAASLTSDGRAVEGAISGAGELGHIPVVPGGELCACGQRGCLEVYFSGAGLARRYAASAPLLDGETPDAASIIARVDTDPVAARVWSEGLDALATGLATLTLLVDPEVIVLGGGVAQAGDAFIEPLRERLTAALAWREAPRLTTAALGTHAGRIGAAMLAFEAAQRPEVTRSWTAPVILAEPTTPRTEARS
- a CDS encoding glucosamine-6-phosphate deaminase, with the protein product MTEIAIVQNQADAGRIAADLIVAALNRRSDPTLGLATGSTPLPVWAALAERSLDLSAVRGFALDEYVGLPAGHPESYRAVVDRDIVGRLGLDPSLVRVPGDDGGPLAEAGERYEAAIAAAGGIDLQILGIGRTGHIGFNEPGSSLASRTRLKALTPATRADNARFFDSIDDVPTHCLTQGIGTILDAGVLVLLAFGESKAPAVAAAVEGPLTSSCPASAIQLHRRAVVIVDEAAASQLEHRDYYRFAWDHREIASA